A window from Leptothermofonsia sichuanensis E412 encodes these proteins:
- the urtD gene encoding urea ABC transporter ATP-binding protein UrtD gives MSGKILEIENLTVSFDGFKAINQLSFSMDEGELRVVIGPNGAGKTTFMDVITGKTKPTEGQVFFKGKNLRPYAEFEIARMGIGRKFQTPRVYLKLTPRENLELSCARHKNVFHSLLGRTSAAEHRTVVGLLETVGLVAKADIPAELLSHGEKQRLEIGMLVAQSPDLLLVDEPVAGLTDEETEKVGDLLLALAESHSIMVIEHDMEFVRQIARTVTVLHQGSVLCEGNMDEVQNDPRVIEVYLGKQEDEGPFE, from the coding sequence ATGAGCGGAAAAATCTTGGAGATTGAGAATTTAACCGTCAGTTTTGACGGGTTTAAGGCAATCAACCAGCTAAGCTTCAGCATGGATGAGGGCGAGTTGCGCGTGGTGATTGGTCCCAACGGAGCCGGGAAGACGACCTTTATGGATGTGATCACCGGCAAGACCAAACCAACGGAAGGGCAGGTCTTTTTCAAGGGCAAAAACCTGCGACCCTATGCGGAGTTTGAAATTGCCCGCATGGGGATTGGGCGAAAGTTTCAAACCCCCCGCGTCTATCTCAAACTCACTCCCCGTGAAAATTTGGAACTGTCCTGTGCACGGCATAAGAATGTCTTCCACTCCTTGCTGGGACGAACTTCCGCAGCAGAGCATCGGACGGTGGTTGGACTGCTGGAAACCGTCGGACTGGTTGCCAAAGCGGATATTCCCGCCGAGCTGCTGTCCCACGGTGAAAAGCAGCGGCTGGAGATTGGTATGTTGGTGGCGCAATCCCCCGACCTGCTGCTGGTGGATGAACCCGTAGCGGGACTGACGGACGAAGAAACCGAAAAAGTGGGAGATTTGCTGCTGGCGCTGGCAGAAAGCCACTCAATTATGGTGATTGAGCACGATATGGAATTTGTCCGCCAGATTGCCCGCACGGTAACGGTGCTGCACCAGGGGTCTGTTCTTTGCGAAGGCAACATGGATGAAGTCCAGAACGACCCACGGGTGATTGAGGTTTATCTGGGCAAACAGGAAGATGAAGGTCCTTTTGAGTGA
- a CDS encoding CPBP family intramembrane glutamic endopeptidase: MRFSSEICIAVPTLMLQRSPRLSPHRSALLALLLIVPAQMIGTLMSLVIAPGTIGQTVLFLTKGWMLLLPIAWFLWVDRQPVSVPKPGQRELIAGTILGLAMATIILAAYWLIGRHWINSAEVRREAQRVGVLMPVLYLAGASFWIFINSLLEEYVWRWFVYRKCEVLVPGMAAVFLSALLFTLHHIIDLSVYFTDWRVIGLGSLAVFAAGATWSGCYLVYRSIWASYVSHLLADGAIALVGWHLLFV, translated from the coding sequence GTGAGGTTTAGTTCGGAAATTTGTATTGCGGTTCCCACCCTCATGCTTCAGCGATCGCCCCGCCTATCGCCGCACCGATCGGCACTCCTGGCACTCCTGCTGATTGTCCCTGCCCAGATGATTGGCACCCTGATGTCTCTGGTGATTGCTCCTGGAACCATTGGGCAAACCGTTCTTTTTCTCACTAAAGGCTGGATGTTACTGCTGCCGATCGCCTGGTTCCTCTGGGTAGATCGCCAACCTGTAAGCGTCCCTAAACCGGGACAACGAGAACTGATTGCCGGAACAATCCTGGGACTGGCGATGGCGACAATTATCCTGGCAGCTTACTGGTTGATTGGGCGCCACTGGATTAATAGTGCAGAAGTTCGTCGAGAAGCCCAGCGGGTTGGTGTGCTGATGCCTGTCCTGTATCTGGCGGGTGCCAGTTTCTGGATTTTCATCAACTCCTTACTGGAAGAATACGTCTGGCGCTGGTTTGTCTACCGCAAGTGTGAAGTCCTGGTACCAGGAATGGCGGCTGTATTCCTTTCTGCGCTGCTGTTCACACTCCATCACATCATTGACCTGTCAGTCTACTTCACTGACTGGCGTGTAATTGGACTGGGTTCACTGGCAGTCTTTGCCGCTGGAGCCACCTGGTCCGGGTGTTATCTGGTTTATCGTTCGATCTGGGCAAGTTATGTCAGCCACCTGTTAGCCGATGGGGCGATCGCCCTGGTTGGCTGGCACCTCCTGTTTGTTTAG
- the urtA gene encoding urea ABC transporter substrate-binding protein, with translation MTKQFGRREFIILSSTAAGSVFLKACSGSTPTATTASPEASPAAATSGDVIKVGILHSLSGTMAISEKSVVDAEQLAIEEINNAGGVLGKKIDPIVEDGASDWPTFNEKAKKLIDQDKVATIFGCWTSASRKAVLPTFESKNHMLWYPVQYEGQECSKNIFYTGAAPNQQIEPSVEWLLKNKGKEFFLVGSDYVFPRTANTIIKAQLEALGGKTVGEDYIPLGGTEVTPIISKIKTALPNGGVIYNTLNGDSNVAFFKQLQGAGMGPDKYPSMSVSIAEEEVKAIGVEYLKGHYAAWNYFQTVDTPKSKAFVEAFKKKYGEDRVVNDPMEAAYIMVYLWKQAVEKAGTADDLEKVRAAAIGQTFDAPEGMVTMQPNHHISKFVRIGEVRDDGLFEIIFSTKEAVKPLPWNQYVADTKGYGCDWTDPAKGGKYKMT, from the coding sequence ATGACAAAGCAGTTTGGTCGGCGCGAATTTATCATCTTAAGTTCAACCGCCGCAGGCAGTGTTTTTCTAAAAGCTTGCTCTGGGTCCACACCCACAGCAACTACGGCTTCACCCGAAGCATCTCCGGCAGCGGCTACATCCGGTGATGTCATTAAAGTGGGGATTCTCCACTCCCTCAGTGGCACAATGGCAATCAGCGAAAAGAGCGTGGTAGATGCCGAGCAGTTGGCCATTGAAGAAATCAACAATGCAGGTGGGGTTCTGGGCAAGAAGATTGACCCCATCGTTGAAGATGGAGCTTCTGACTGGCCCACCTTTAATGAAAAAGCGAAGAAACTGATTGACCAGGATAAGGTTGCCACTATTTTTGGCTGCTGGACTTCGGCAAGCCGGAAGGCAGTTCTCCCTACCTTTGAGTCAAAGAACCACATGCTGTGGTACCCGGTTCAGTACGAGGGGCAGGAGTGTTCCAAGAATATCTTTTACACCGGGGCAGCGCCCAACCAGCAAATTGAACCTTCCGTGGAATGGCTGCTCAAGAACAAGGGCAAGGAGTTCTTCCTGGTCGGTTCTGACTATGTGTTCCCCCGCACCGCCAACACCATCATCAAGGCGCAACTGGAAGCGTTGGGTGGGAAGACCGTGGGTGAAGATTACATCCCCCTGGGTGGTACAGAAGTTACCCCAATCATTTCCAAAATCAAAACAGCCCTCCCCAATGGCGGTGTCATTTATAACACCCTGAACGGAGATAGCAACGTGGCCTTCTTCAAACAGTTGCAGGGGGCGGGGATGGGTCCCGATAAGTATCCCTCGATGTCAGTGAGTATTGCGGAAGAAGAGGTGAAGGCGATTGGGGTGGAATACCTGAAGGGGCACTATGCCGCCTGGAACTACTTCCAGACAGTAGACACACCCAAGAGCAAAGCCTTTGTTGAAGCGTTCAAGAAAAAATATGGGGAGGACCGGGTTGTCAACGACCCCATGGAAGCGGCTTACATCATGGTCTACCTGTGGAAGCAGGCAGTTGAAAAGGCCGGCACTGCCGATGACCTGGAAAAGGTCCGGGCAGCGGCGATCGGTCAGACCTTTGATGCCCCAGAGGGCATGGTGACGATGCAACCCAACCACCACATCTCTAAATTCGTTCGGATTGGCGAAGTCCGGGATGATGGTTTGTTTGAAATCATCTTCTCCACTAAGGAAGCCGTGAAACCCCTGCCCTGGAACCAGTATGTGGCAGACACTAAAGGGTATGGTTGCGACTGGACTGATCCGGCTAAGGGTGGAAAGTACAAGATGACCTGA
- the urtC gene encoding urea ABC transporter permease subunit UrtC, with translation MTTKIAEPSVELSQSSGLRKRRRSLLFEAIAVLVVALLLLLIIPPILTGLGQGVRVNQLGRFLSLAILALGIDLIWGFTGLLSLGHGIFFALGGYAFAMYLQLQLPPGQIPEFFNLYGVNELPGFWQPFYSFPFTVVAIFVIPMIVAAALGYLVFRNRIRGVYFSILTQAALIVFFNFFNGQQKLINGTNGLKTDTSTIFGVLVSDPRVQMVFYGLSILFLAGAYALCRWLTSGRLGRMLVAIRDDEPRVRFSGYNPTWYKVFVFAISGALAGIAGALFTVQSGIITPKAMDVAFSIEMVIWVALGGRGTLVGAILGALIVNFARTFLSEQFPEFWLFFQGALFLIVVTVLPEGILGWFRREGLGWVRSRLRGPKEIETYPSLEEDPDVQYERKNLGD, from the coding sequence ATGACAACGAAAATCGCAGAGCCATCGGTTGAGCTTTCTCAGAGTTCTGGACTGCGCAAGCGTCGGCGATCGCTGCTGTTTGAGGCGATCGCAGTCCTGGTGGTTGCTCTCCTCCTGCTGTTAATCATTCCTCCAATTCTGACCGGGCTGGGACAGGGTGTGCGGGTCAATCAGTTGGGGCGGTTCCTCTCCCTGGCGATTCTGGCCCTGGGAATTGATCTGATCTGGGGCTTCACGGGGCTTCTCAGCCTGGGGCATGGCATCTTCTTTGCCTTAGGGGGTTATGCCTTTGCCATGTACCTCCAGCTTCAGCTTCCCCCAGGGCAGATCCCGGAGTTCTTTAACCTCTATGGGGTGAATGAACTGCCCGGGTTCTGGCAGCCGTTTTATTCCTTCCCCTTTACGGTGGTTGCCATTTTCGTCATTCCCATGATCGTAGCGGCTGCCCTTGGCTATCTGGTGTTCCGGAACCGGATTCGGGGGGTCTATTTCTCAATCCTGACCCAGGCAGCCCTGATTGTATTTTTCAATTTCTTTAATGGTCAGCAAAAGCTGATCAATGGCACCAACGGCCTGAAGACTGATACCTCCACCATCTTTGGAGTTTTGGTCAGTGATCCCAGGGTTCAGATGGTGTTTTATGGCCTGAGTATTCTGTTTCTGGCTGGTGCCTATGCCCTCTGTCGCTGGCTAACCAGTGGGCGGCTGGGGCGGATGCTGGTGGCCATTCGGGATGATGAGCCGAGGGTGAGGTTTTCGGGGTACAACCCAACCTGGTATAAGGTGTTTGTCTTTGCCATTTCAGGTGCCTTAGCTGGTATTGCTGGAGCTTTATTCACAGTTCAATCTGGAATCATTACGCCCAAAGCCATGGATGTGGCATTTTCCATTGAAATGGTGATCTGGGTGGCCCTGGGTGGACGGGGAACCCTGGTTGGGGCAATCCTGGGTGCCTTAATTGTGAACTTTGCCAGAACATTCTTAAGTGAGCAGTTTCCTGAGTTCTGGTTGTTTTTCCAGGGGGCGTTGTTCCTGATCGTTGTCACCGTGCTACCCGAAGGTATTCTCGGTTGGTTCCGGCGAGAGGGTCTGGGCTGGGTGCGATCGCGCCTCCGGGGTCCCAAAGAAATTGAAACGTACCCAAGTCTAGAAGAAGATCCAGACGTGCAATATGAGCGGAAAAATCTTGGAGATTGA
- the ureG gene encoding urease accessory protein UreG: MSTLRVGVAGPVGSGKTALVDALCKAMRDRYNLAVVTNDIYTQEDAQFLVRSQALERDRILGVETGGCPHTAIREDASMNLAAIEELEQRFTDLDLVFVESGGDNLAATFSPELVDLTIYVIDVAGGDKIPRKGGPGITRSDLLVINKIDLAPYVGADLQVMERDARKMRGDKPFVFTNLKIQQGLPAIIEFICLQANFTVHT; encoded by the coding sequence ATGAGTACGCTTCGAGTTGGGGTTGCGGGTCCAGTGGGGTCGGGGAAGACCGCCCTGGTAGATGCGCTGTGTAAAGCGATGCGCGATCGCTATAATCTGGCCGTGGTTACCAATGACATCTATACCCAGGAAGATGCCCAGTTCCTGGTCCGCAGTCAGGCTTTGGAACGTGATCGCATCCTGGGTGTCGAAACAGGAGGATGCCCCCATACGGCGATTCGGGAAGATGCATCGATGAACCTGGCGGCGATCGAAGAACTGGAGCAGCGGTTTACGGATCTGGATCTCGTGTTTGTCGAAAGCGGGGGGGACAACCTGGCAGCCACCTTCAGCCCCGAACTGGTAGACCTGACCATCTATGTCATTGATGTAGCGGGAGGAGACAAAATTCCCCGCAAAGGGGGGCCGGGGATCACCAGATCTGACCTGCTGGTGATTAACAAAATTGACCTGGCTCCCTATGTGGGGGCAGATCTACAGGTCATGGAGCGGGATGCCAGAAAAATGAGGGGTGACAAACCCTTTGTCTTTACAAATCTCAAGATTCAGCAGGGCTTACCCGCAATCATCGAGTTCATCTGCCTTCAAGCCAATTTCACGGTTCATACCTGA
- the urtE gene encoding urea ABC transporter ATP-binding subunit UrtE → MSMNPTNGAVAFESPNMASQQMLEISDLNVYYGESHILRNVDMSVEAGKMVCLIGRNGVGKTTLLKTVMGLLMPRRGSIRLGGQLITTKTPDQRARLGIGYVPQGREIIPRLTVKENLILGLEARPGGVAKSQEIPDEIFELFPVLKTMVSRMGGDLSGGQQQQLAIARALMGRPRLLVLDEPTEGIQPSIILEIESAVQRIVRETGISVLLVEQHLHFVRKADWYYAMQKGGIVAQGPTRELSNDVIQRFLAV, encoded by the coding sequence ATGAGTATGAATCCAACCAATGGCGCCGTCGCGTTTGAATCTCCCAACATGGCATCTCAACAGATGCTGGAAATCTCAGATCTCAATGTCTACTACGGGGAAAGTCACATTCTCCGGAATGTGGACATGAGTGTGGAAGCGGGCAAGATGGTATGCCTGATTGGTCGGAATGGGGTGGGCAAAACGACGTTACTCAAGACGGTCATGGGGCTGCTGATGCCCCGCCGCGGTTCAATCCGCCTGGGGGGTCAACTGATTACCACGAAGACCCCAGATCAGCGGGCGCGGTTGGGCATTGGCTATGTTCCCCAGGGGCGGGAAATCATCCCCAGGCTGACGGTGAAAGAAAACCTGATCCTGGGACTGGAAGCCAGACCGGGTGGGGTGGCGAAAAGCCAGGAAATCCCAGACGAGATTTTTGAGTTATTTCCGGTACTGAAAACAATGGTGTCTCGCATGGGTGGCGATTTGAGTGGGGGGCAACAGCAACAGTTGGCGATCGCCCGGGCATTGATGGGTCGCCCCCGCTTACTGGTGCTGGATGAACCCACAGAAGGGATCCAGCCCTCCATTATCCTGGAAATTGAATCGGCGGTTCAGCGGATTGTCCGGGAAACTGGAATTTCTGTATTGCTGGTGGAACAGCACCTGCACTTTGTCCGTAAAGCCGACTGGTACTATGCCATGCAAAAAGGTGGAATTGTGGCACAGGGTCCCACCCGCGAGTTGAGCAATGACGTGATCCAGCGCTTTCTGGCAGTATAA
- a CDS encoding NAD(P)H-quinone oxidoreductase subunit H has translation MAMIETKTEPMVLNMGPHHPSMHGVLRLIVTLDGENVIDCEPVIGYLHRGMEKIAENRTVVMYVPYVSRWDYAAGMFNEAITVNAPEKLAGIQVPKRASYIRVIMLELNRIANHLLWFGPFLADVGAQTPFFYQFREREMIYDLWEAATGYRMVNNNYWRVGGVAADLPYGWVDKCEDFCDYFLPKVDEYERLVTDNPIFRRRVEGIGTITREEAINWGLSGPMLRGSGVKWDLRKVDHYECYDDFDWEVQWETAGDALARYMVRMREMRESVKIIQQALKGLPGGPYENLEAQRMAAGPKSEWNSFDYQFIGKKVAPTWKIPAGEHYVRLESGKGELGIFIMGNDSVFPWRFKIRPADFNNLQVLPHLLRGMKVADIVAILGSIDVIMGSVDR, from the coding sequence ATGGCAATGATTGAGACGAAAACCGAACCCATGGTACTGAACATGGGTCCCCACCACCCTTCAATGCATGGGGTGTTGCGGTTAATCGTCACACTCGACGGTGAAAATGTGATTGACTGTGAACCCGTGATTGGCTACCTGCACCGGGGCATGGAAAAGATTGCCGAAAACCGCACAGTGGTCATGTACGTCCCCTACGTCAGCCGGTGGGACTACGCCGCTGGTATGTTTAATGAGGCGATTACGGTCAACGCCCCGGAAAAGCTGGCAGGGATCCAGGTGCCCAAACGTGCCAGCTACATTCGCGTCATTATGCTGGAGCTAAACCGGATTGCTAACCACCTGCTCTGGTTTGGCCCCTTCCTGGCAGATGTGGGTGCGCAAACTCCCTTTTTCTACCAGTTCCGTGAACGGGAAATGATTTATGACCTGTGGGAAGCGGCAACGGGCTACCGTATGGTCAACAACAATTACTGGCGCGTGGGTGGGGTCGCGGCTGACCTGCCCTACGGTTGGGTGGATAAATGCGAAGACTTCTGCGACTACTTCCTCCCCAAGGTAGATGAGTATGAGCGGCTGGTCACCGATAATCCTATCTTCCGCCGTCGGGTTGAAGGGATTGGCACCATCACCCGCGAAGAGGCGATCAACTGGGGACTTTCCGGTCCGATGCTGCGTGGTTCCGGGGTCAAGTGGGATCTGCGCAAGGTAGACCATTACGAGTGCTATGACGACTTTGACTGGGAAGTGCAGTGGGAAACCGCAGGCGACGCCCTGGCCCGCTACATGGTGCGGATGCGGGAGATGCGGGAATCGGTGAAGATTATCCAGCAGGCATTGAAAGGCTTACCCGGTGGTCCCTATGAAAACCTGGAAGCCCAGCGGATGGCAGCCGGACCCAAGTCTGAATGGAATAGCTTTGACTATCAGTTCATTGGTAAAAAGGTGGCACCCACCTGGAAAATTCCGGCTGGGGAACACTATGTCCGTCTGGAAAGTGGCAAAGGGGAACTGGGCATTTTCATCATGGGTAACGACAGCGTCTTCCCCTGGCGGTTCAAGATTCGCCCCGCTGACTTTAATAATCTGCAAGTCCTCCCCCACCTGCTGCGTGGCATGAAAGTCGCAGACATCGTGGCAATTCTGGGCAGTATTGATGTGATTATGGGGTCGGTAGACCGATAG
- a CDS encoding DUF3143 domain-containing protein yields MTLPPPETPLYNHPLPDIERWLMAQGCFQDKTELHCWHVERPEWSAELCLEIDQLTVRYFDCDNPEAFPEAQPAIQRSFKYSLSRRDIEEAVFSGP; encoded by the coding sequence ATGACACTCCCCCCTCCTGAGACACCGTTATATAACCATCCCCTCCCCGATATTGAGCGATGGCTGATGGCACAGGGTTGTTTTCAAGACAAGACGGAACTACACTGCTGGCATGTCGAACGTCCAGAATGGAGTGCAGAACTTTGTCTTGAAATTGATCAGCTCACAGTTCGCTATTTTGACTGTGACAACCCTGAGGCTTTCCCAGAAGCTCAACCGGCCATCCAGCGTTCCTTTAAATACTCACTCAGTCGGCGAGACATTGAAGAGGCCGTGTTTTCCGGACCTTAG
- the gloB gene encoding hydroxyacylglutathione hydrolase, giving the protein MQIYRLPALSDNYIFLLFDPEQRVAAVVDPAETAPVLRCLKELGAPLVAILNTHHHADHVGANTDLLQRYPNAVVYGGTEDRGRIPGQQVFLQAGDRVSFSNRTASVLFVPGHTRAHIAYYFPPNQPDEMGDLFCGDTLFAGGCGRLFEGIPAQMVSSLTKLRALPETTRVWCAHEYTLKNLEFALTVDPSNADLQQRLVEVKAARRRLEATIPSTIGLEKRTNPFLRWDSPVLQSAMKAENAIQTFTRLRGMKDRF; this is encoded by the coding sequence ATGCAAATTTATCGATTACCCGCTCTATCAGATAATTACATTTTCCTCCTGTTCGATCCGGAGCAACGAGTGGCGGCGGTGGTTGATCCGGCTGAGACGGCACCCGTATTGCGTTGCCTGAAAGAACTGGGAGCGCCACTGGTTGCTATCCTGAACACCCACCACCATGCAGACCATGTGGGGGCGAATACTGATCTGTTGCAACGCTACCCCAATGCCGTGGTCTATGGTGGCACAGAAGACCGGGGGCGGATTCCAGGACAACAGGTGTTTTTGCAAGCAGGCGATCGCGTTTCATTCAGCAACCGGACTGCCAGTGTGTTATTTGTTCCCGGACACACCCGCGCCCATATTGCCTACTACTTTCCACCCAATCAGCCGGATGAAATGGGCGACCTATTCTGTGGGGATACCTTGTTTGCAGGGGGATGCGGTCGGTTATTTGAAGGCATTCCCGCCCAGATGGTGAGTTCGCTCACAAAGCTACGCGCCCTGCCTGAAACAACCAGGGTCTGGTGTGCCCATGAGTATACGTTGAAAAATCTGGAATTTGCTCTGACCGTCGATCCCAGTAACGCTGATTTGCAACAACGACTGGTTGAGGTGAAAGCAGCCCGCCGTCGTTTAGAAGCAACCATTCCCTCTACCATTGGTCTGGAAAAGCGTACCAACCCTTTTCTGCGCTGGGATAGTCCGGTTTTGCAGTCAGCCATGAAGGCAGAAAATGCGATCCAGACCTTTACCCGCTTGCGGGGAATGAAAGACCGATTTTGA
- a CDS encoding J domain-containing protein: protein MAQSKSTPDGGEQSVPHQKALYQKVVAASYYGLLGVQPNASAQEIRQSYRDLSKLYHPDTTSLPAAIATAKFQELNEAYATLSSPERRVAYDQKIGYSRVPVIRPLPPLQQPSRPSPLYSSSAYLDPTDRPLSPGEMFALFILGLTFVGCLILAIAIGITRGGDLLQPVSAQSEPSQPISVSTATRPQEITARPPSKSDLSLPAPAPVVGASSAQSPNSVSSSEPSHDTPPS from the coding sequence GTGGCTCAGAGTAAATCAACACCAGATGGTGGGGAACAGAGCGTCCCCCATCAAAAAGCTCTGTATCAGAAGGTGGTGGCTGCCAGTTACTATGGTTTACTGGGAGTTCAGCCGAATGCATCGGCGCAGGAGATTCGACAATCCTATCGGGATTTGAGTAAGCTCTATCACCCAGACACAACGTCTCTGCCTGCCGCGATCGCCACTGCCAAATTTCAGGAACTCAATGAAGCCTACGCAACGCTCAGCAGTCCAGAACGCCGGGTTGCCTATGACCAGAAGATTGGCTACTCGCGAGTGCCTGTGATTCGACCATTGCCCCCCTTGCAGCAGCCATCCCGCCCATCTCCCCTTTACAGTTCCTCCGCCTACCTGGATCCAACGGATCGTCCCCTTTCCCCCGGAGAGATGTTTGCCCTGTTCATTCTGGGACTGACCTTTGTTGGCTGCCTGATCCTGGCGATCGCAATTGGCATTACACGGGGAGGAGATTTGCTACAACCCGTTTCTGCCCAGAGCGAACCATCCCAGCCAATCAGTGTTTCCACCGCTACCCGGCCCCAGGAAATCACCGCTCGGCCCCCCTCTAAAAGCGACCTCTCCCTTCCCGCTCCCGCTCCGGTTGTGGGTGCATCCTCCGCTCAATCTCCGAATTCTGTATCATCTTCTGAACCATCCCATGACACTCCCCCCTCCTGA
- a CDS encoding ABC transporter permease subunit, protein MTQLLEAIFGGLSIGSVLLLAALGLAIVFGLMGVINMAHGELMMLGAYTTFVVQNAFKGTPLADFYIFFALIAAFLVTALVGLLLERGVIRYLYGRPLETLLATWGVSLILQQFVRTVSWQFVFGVGLFCLLFFGAWWFLARRPDFERLRGWVLWVMGPLSAAIALVSSSLLGNTFKLTVTKPWFGTQGVDVTAPRWLRGGLPIGTGYQLPYTRLFIIALTIVCVLGIYWFLNKTPWGLRIRAVTQNRNMSSCLGIPTRTVDALTFAIGSGLAGVAGVAVGLLGSVSPNTGQAYIVDTFMVVVVGGVGKLVGSIVAAGAIGTVSYIIGSNALGPLVSFSPALTSFFEFFASASMAKVMVFALIIVFLQFRPAGLFPQKGRTVDA, encoded by the coding sequence TTGACACAGCTTCTAGAGGCAATATTCGGGGGATTAAGCATTGGTTCAGTGTTGCTGCTGGCGGCACTGGGTCTGGCGATCGTATTTGGCCTGATGGGTGTCATCAACATGGCTCATGGTGAGTTGATGATGCTGGGCGCTTACACGACATTTGTGGTTCAGAATGCCTTCAAGGGCACGCCCCTGGCAGATTTTTATATTTTCTTCGCGCTGATTGCGGCTTTTTTGGTCACTGCCCTGGTGGGTCTGCTCCTGGAACGGGGAGTAATTCGCTATCTCTATGGCAGACCCCTGGAAACCTTGCTGGCAACCTGGGGTGTGAGTTTAATCTTGCAGCAGTTTGTTCGCACTGTAAGCTGGCAGTTTGTATTTGGCGTGGGACTGTTCTGCCTCTTATTTTTTGGGGCATGGTGGTTTCTGGCTCGCCGCCCAGATTTTGAGCGACTTCGGGGCTGGGTCCTCTGGGTGATGGGACCGCTGTCAGCGGCGATCGCCCTGGTCAGTTCCTCCCTTCTGGGCAACACCTTCAAGCTGACAGTGACCAAGCCCTGGTTTGGGACGCAGGGGGTAGATGTCACCGCCCCCCGCTGGTTGCGGGGAGGGTTACCAATTGGAACTGGCTATCAGCTTCCTTACACGCGGCTGTTTATTATTGCCCTGACCATTGTGTGCGTGCTGGGAATTTACTGGTTCCTGAACAAAACCCCCTGGGGTCTGCGAATTCGGGCAGTGACGCAGAACCGTAATATGAGTTCCTGTCTGGGGATTCCCACCCGAACGGTGGATGCATTGACCTTTGCGATTGGGTCTGGACTGGCGGGTGTGGCTGGAGTGGCCGTGGGTCTGCTGGGTTCAGTCAGTCCAAATACAGGTCAGGCATACATTGTAGACACGTTTATGGTAGTGGTGGTGGGTGGCGTTGGTAAGCTGGTTGGCAGCATTGTGGCTGCCGGTGCCATTGGCACGGTCAGTTACATTATTGGCTCCAATGCGCTGGGTCCACTGGTATCCTTCAGTCCTGCCCTGACGAGTTTCTTTGAGTTTTTTGCCAGCGCCAGCATGGCGAAGGTGATGGTGTTTGCACTGATCATCGTATTCCTTCAGTTCCGTCCTGCCGGGCTGTTCCCGCAGAAGGGACGCACGGTGGATGCATAG